A genomic segment from Propionibacteriaceae bacterium ZF39 encodes:
- the trmB gene encoding tRNA (guanosine(46)-N7)-methyltransferase TrmB: MELQRPHREVVSFVRRSTRMNKSQERAWTQRERYLVDVPRDDTSTSIAPGATIDWPQVFGRTAPLVVEIGSGTGDSLVAMAAADPARDHIAFEVFRPAMASTMIKLNAAGITNVRLVEANGVSGLEELFSPGQVDELWTFFPDPWHKARHNKRRLVDTAFGALVASRLAPTGVWRIATDWADYAEHCREVLDDHPDLINEYADSGGFAPRLDARPITKYEQRGLRAGRDVFDLTYRRRHD; the protein is encoded by the coding sequence ATGGAGTTGCAGCGCCCCCACCGCGAGGTGGTGTCATTCGTCCGGCGCAGCACGCGGATGAACAAGAGCCAGGAGCGCGCGTGGACGCAGCGCGAGCGATACCTCGTCGATGTCCCCCGCGACGACACCTCAACGTCGATCGCCCCGGGCGCGACCATCGATTGGCCGCAGGTCTTCGGGCGTACCGCTCCCCTCGTCGTCGAGATCGGCTCCGGCACCGGTGACTCCCTCGTGGCGATGGCCGCGGCGGATCCTGCCCGCGATCACATCGCCTTCGAGGTGTTCCGACCGGCGATGGCCTCCACGATGATCAAGCTCAACGCCGCGGGAATCACCAACGTCCGGCTCGTCGAGGCCAACGGGGTGTCCGGACTCGAGGAACTCTTCTCCCCCGGCCAGGTCGACGAACTGTGGACCTTCTTTCCCGATCCCTGGCACAAGGCTCGCCACAACAAGCGCCGCCTCGTCGACACGGCCTTCGGCGCGCTCGTCGCCTCCCGCCTCGCTCCCACCGGCGTCTGGCGCATCGCCACCGATTGGGCCGACTATGCCGAGCACTGTCGCGAGGTGCTGGACGATCACCCCGACCTGATCAACGAGTACGCCGATTCCGGCGGTTTCGCGCCGCGCCTCGACGCCCGCCCGATCACGAAATACGAGCAACGCGGCCTGCGTGCCGGGCGCGATGTGTTCGACCTGACCTATCGACGCCGCCATGACTGA
- the truA gene encoding tRNA pseudouridine(38-40) synthase TruA, protein MTEGFRQAQAATERWRIDLSYDGTDFSGWASQPGLRTVQGTLEHWITQVLRLPEPVQVVCAGRTDAGVHARGQVVHVDLPAEAPVDSLERRLRRVLPPDVVVRGVSAAPPGFDARFAAVWRRYVYRLNDGTAAPDPLLRGHITRVRGPLDLDAMNAAGTMLIGLKDFAAFCRRREGASTIRTLLELHAERDDRGDVAYTVKADAFCHSMVRSLMGAMTTIGMGKRDADWLAEVMTSPVRNSTINVMPAHGLCLEEVGYPPDADLAARVVAARATRGSEEL, encoded by the coding sequence ATGACTGAGGGGTTTCGACAAGCTCAAGCAGCGACCGAACGTTGGCGTATCGACCTGTCCTACGACGGCACCGACTTCTCGGGTTGGGCTTCCCAGCCCGGTCTGCGTACCGTCCAGGGCACCCTCGAGCACTGGATCACCCAGGTCCTGCGACTGCCCGAACCGGTCCAGGTCGTCTGCGCCGGGCGTACCGACGCGGGAGTCCACGCCCGCGGCCAGGTCGTGCACGTGGACCTGCCCGCCGAGGCCCCGGTCGATTCCCTGGAGCGCCGGTTGCGGCGGGTGCTGCCCCCCGACGTGGTGGTACGCGGGGTCTCCGCCGCGCCACCCGGCTTCGACGCGCGATTCGCGGCGGTCTGGCGGCGCTACGTCTATCGCCTGAATGACGGCACAGCCGCACCCGATCCTCTGCTCCGGGGCCACATCACCCGCGTCCGCGGCCCCCTCGACCTCGACGCGATGAACGCGGCCGGCACGATGCTGATCGGCCTGAAGGATTTCGCGGCGTTCTGCCGACGCCGGGAGGGGGCGAGCACGATCCGTACGCTCCTGGAGCTCCACGCCGAACGCGACGACCGGGGCGATGTGGCGTACACGGTGAAGGCCGACGCCTTCTGCCACTCCATGGTTCGCTCGCTGATGGGAGCAATGACGACGATCGGCATGGGCAAGCGGGACGCCGACTGGCTCGCCGAGGTGATGACCTCACCGGTGCGAAATTCGACGATCAACGTGATGCCGGCGCACGGGCTGTGCCTCGAGGAGGTCGGCTATCCTCCGGATGCGGACCTGGCCGCACGCGTCGTGGCGGCGCGGGCCACCCGCGGGAGTGAGGAACTGTGA
- a CDS encoding methyltransferase: MSHYFHTPENITGRRTITARIWDVDYEFDTANGVFSADGLDLGTSVLLRESWPPDHATRLLDLGCGWGPIAVALARECLDAIVDAVDTNELALALTAANAERAGVPDRVRPTLPQHADPDARYDEIWSNPPIRIGKDALHDLLLTWLPRLTDDGVARLVVGRNLGADSLQRWLLEQGYACERVGSAKGFRVFAVTK; this comes from the coding sequence GTGAGCCACTATTTCCATACGCCCGAGAACATCACCGGCCGCCGCACCATCACCGCCAGGATCTGGGATGTCGACTATGAATTCGACACCGCCAACGGCGTCTTCTCCGCCGACGGGCTCGACCTCGGCACGTCGGTCCTGCTCCGCGAGTCCTGGCCGCCCGACCACGCGACCCGCCTGCTCGACCTCGGTTGCGGCTGGGGCCCGATCGCCGTCGCCCTGGCCCGCGAATGCCTCGACGCGATCGTCGATGCCGTCGACACCAACGAACTCGCCCTCGCCCTGACGGCGGCGAATGCCGAGCGGGCCGGCGTACCCGATCGCGTCCGCCCCACCCTTCCCCAGCACGCCGATCCGGATGCCCGCTATGACGAGATCTGGTCGAACCCTCCGATCCGCATCGGCAAGGACGCCCTGCACGACCTGCTCCTCACCTGGCTCCCCCGCCTCACCGACGACGGCGTCGCGCGACTCGTCGTCGGGCGCAACCTCGGCGCGGACTCGTTGCAGCGGTGGTTGCTGGAGCAGGGGTACGCCTGTGAGCGCGTCGGGTCCGCCAAGGGATTCCGCGTGTTCGCCGTGACCAAGTGA
- a CDS encoding CsbD family protein has protein sequence MGAGDKIGNAAQNAAGKVKEGAGKATDNERLEAEGKADQAGANVKQAGENVKDAAKDVTR, from the coding sequence ATGGGAGCTGGCGACAAGATCGGCAACGCAGCCCAGAACGCGGCCGGCAAGGTCAAGGAAGGGGCCGGCAAGGCCACCGACAACGAGCGCCTCGAGGCTGAGGGCAAGGCCGACCAGGCCGGTGCCAACGTCAAGCAGGCCGGCGAGAACGTCAAGGACGCCGCCAAGGACGTCACCCGCTGA
- a CDS encoding superoxide dismutase, which produces MTYELPDLDYDYNALAPHIAPEIMELHHSKHHATYVKGANTAVEQLAEAASKGELGTINKLEKDLAFNLGGHINHSVFWKNMSPNGGGEATGDLADALGETFGGFEQFQKAFNANALGVQGSGWGVLAYDTFGKRLNLLQVFDHQGNLPAGQVPVLLLDMWEHAFYLQYKNVKPDFVSAWWNVINWEDANARLAKAKAADVF; this is translated from the coding sequence ATGACCTACGAACTGCCTGATCTCGATTACGACTACAACGCGCTCGCCCCCCACATCGCGCCCGAGATCATGGAACTCCACCACAGCAAGCATCACGCGACCTACGTCAAGGGCGCCAACACCGCCGTTGAGCAGCTGGCCGAAGCCGCCTCGAAGGGCGAGCTCGGCACCATCAACAAGCTCGAGAAGGATCTGGCCTTCAACCTCGGCGGCCACATCAACCACTCGGTGTTCTGGAAGAACATGTCCCCCAACGGTGGCGGCGAGGCCACCGGCGACCTCGCCGACGCGCTCGGCGAGACCTTCGGCGGCTTCGAGCAGTTCCAGAAGGCCTTCAACGCCAACGCGCTCGGCGTCCAGGGCTCCGGCTGGGGCGTCCTGGCCTATGACACCTTCGGCAAGCGCCTCAACCTGCTCCAGGTCTTCGACCACCAGGGCAACCTGCCTGCCGGCCAGGTTCCGGTTCTGCTCCTCGACATGTGGGAGCACGCGTTCTATCTGCAATACAAGAACGTGAAGCCCGACTTCGTCAGCGCCTGGTGGAACGTCATCAACTGGGAGGACGCCAACGCTCGCCTGGCCAAGGCCAAGGCTGCCGACGTCTTCTGA
- a CDS encoding arylamine N-acetyltransferase, translated as MKKWWIPVAALSVAVAPVVARTPKPQVANPDGVQTLDDAVTVCRNSGLTGWDLVEFAQRLVHRKFTRYSILSVWEPPALAFRNSRGYCNQYNTALWWLLRELGFDAERVFATRVRQDINPWWRMGHMWVRVTIDGLTLDVCAGRPDNRPGRVSFTPVTDVMPFHAWTYVNTNNGMILFTIVNVWRSLLTRQPLPRWMEREFGSTVREQG; from the coding sequence ATGAAGAAGTGGTGGATTCCTGTGGCGGCGCTCTCGGTCGCGGTGGCGCCGGTCGTCGCGCGTACGCCGAAACCGCAGGTCGCGAACCCGGACGGGGTGCAGACCCTCGATGACGCCGTGACGGTGTGCCGCAACTCGGGACTGACGGGGTGGGATCTGGTCGAGTTCGCCCAGCGACTCGTGCACCGGAAGTTCACGCGCTATTCGATCCTGAGCGTGTGGGAGCCGCCGGCGCTGGCGTTCAGGAACTCGCGGGGCTACTGCAATCAATACAACACCGCGTTGTGGTGGCTGTTGCGCGAGCTGGGGTTCGATGCCGAGCGGGTGTTCGCCACGCGCGTGCGGCAGGACATCAACCCCTGGTGGCGCATGGGGCATATGTGGGTGCGGGTGACGATCGACGGGCTGACGCTCGACGTGTGCGCGGGGCGGCCCGACAACCGGCCCGGCCGTGTGTCGTTCACGCCCGTCACCGACGTCATGCCCTTCCACGCCTGGACCTATGTCAACACCAACAACGGCATGATCCTGTTCACCATCGTGAATGTCTGGCGCTCGCTGCTCACCCGGCAGCCGCTGCCACGGTGGATGGAGCGGGAATTCGGCTCGACGGTCCGCGAGCAGGGCTGA
- a CDS encoding glycosyltransferase, which translates to MRQAIDRLGAGYVAAGHERVLVVPGEHDETVETESGIVVTVASPHLPNSAYRMIAQPWRALIALDRFQPTSVEVSDKWTLSPVAGWAKRRGIGSILFSHERLDDMLGLWSRRQFGVETAVGALNRRLAQSFDTVVVTSNYAAGEFENTPARLSMVPLGVDLDMFRPDRGTPVDDGLLKLCYVGRLSREKSPHLAVAAAVEVHRRGIPMRMDVYGDGPHRDELVEIAGDAPVVFHGYLSGREEIATALTRSDVSLSVCPAETFGLAVLEALASGTPVVTSNRGGARELVDATCGEWGHPNPRDLADAIERLAARPKAATRAAARVRAEQYDWSRSVGLMLDLHGELARDEPYRSRWRDRLRGQLKPREAKEDR; encoded by the coding sequence ATGCGGCAGGCCATCGATCGGCTCGGCGCGGGCTATGTGGCGGCGGGACATGAACGGGTGCTCGTGGTCCCGGGCGAACACGACGAGACGGTCGAAACCGAGTCCGGAATCGTCGTCACGGTCGCATCGCCGCACCTGCCCAACTCTGCGTACCGAATGATCGCCCAGCCCTGGCGCGCTCTCATCGCCCTCGACCGCTTCCAGCCGACCAGCGTCGAGGTCTCGGACAAGTGGACGTTGTCGCCGGTCGCGGGGTGGGCGAAGCGGCGGGGGATCGGGTCGATCCTGTTCAGTCACGAGCGGCTCGACGACATGCTCGGGCTGTGGTCGCGGCGGCAGTTTGGTGTCGAGACGGCCGTGGGCGCGCTGAACCGTCGGCTCGCCCAGTCGTTCGACACGGTCGTGGTGACGTCGAACTATGCGGCGGGGGAGTTCGAGAACACCCCGGCACGGTTGTCGATGGTGCCGCTGGGTGTCGACTTGGACATGTTCCGGCCCGATCGGGGGACGCCGGTCGACGATGGGTTGCTGAAGCTCTGTTATGTCGGTCGCCTGTCGCGGGAGAAGAGCCCGCATCTGGCGGTGGCGGCGGCCGTCGAGGTGCACAGACGGGGGATCCCGATGCGGATGGACGTCTATGGCGACGGTCCGCACCGTGACGAGCTCGTGGAGATTGCGGGCGATGCGCCGGTGGTCTTTCATGGCTATCTGTCCGGGCGCGAGGAGATCGCGACGGCCCTGACCCGGTCGGATGTCTCGCTGAGCGTGTGTCCCGCGGAGACCTTCGGGCTGGCGGTGTTGGAGGCACTGGCGAGCGGTACGCCGGTCGTGACCTCCAATCGGGGTGGCGCCCGCGAACTGGTCGACGCGACCTGCGGGGAGTGGGGCCATCCCAACCCGCGGGATCTGGCCGATGCCATCGAGCGGTTGGCGGCGCGACCGAAGGCAGCGACACGGGCGGCGGCGCGGGTCCGGGCAGAGCAGTACGACTGGTCGAGATCCGTCGGGCTGATGCTCGATCTGCACGGTGAACTGGCCCGCGACGAGCCCTATCGTTCGCGGTGGCGTGACCGGCTGCGCGGCCAGCTCAAGCCGCGCGAGGCCAAGGAGGACCGATGA
- a CDS encoding glycosyltransferase: MTRPDRRLVIVVRADPVICGHSVEARNLAEAALLRGFTDVRIVTWPIERLAETGLPLKPLDSILPYSPGITVERPEPVGDYKVPDGRFVSGLIGRLVELFTDGVETVALSLYLTPHTIAVNDALHVARQTGLPVNVTTVAEAVGSDITNVVRNCVMQDRFGAAAHLLASYLSSDHCLAVSEYTKDLIVEEAAELDRLHGTNFAPQCRERIAISYPAIDTSAYVNLDPAEIESRLSARGLEKDGYILFLSRLTPAKGVDDLIEAYAGSRAKDRVRLVIAGRGPAEADLHALAAASPVHDRITFLHDVDDAEKPFLMAGAAAYSLPSKPQEAFVETFGIALAEKMLAGGGPVITTDTGGIGEAVGTCALIHHPGDVEQLRAHLDQAICDTTVEERTAAEVKARTYALQFDRQVILDRILERLEQAGNVELVG; encoded by the coding sequence ATGACCCGACCCGACCGCCGCCTTGTGATCGTCGTTCGCGCCGATCCCGTCATCTGCGGGCACTCCGTGGAGGCCCGCAATCTCGCCGAGGCCGCGTTGCTGCGCGGCTTCACCGATGTGCGCATCGTCACCTGGCCCATCGAGCGCCTGGCCGAAACCGGCCTGCCGCTGAAGCCCCTCGATTCGATCCTGCCCTACAGCCCCGGCATCACGGTGGAACGGCCCGAGCCGGTGGGGGACTACAAGGTCCCGGACGGCCGGTTCGTCTCCGGTCTCATCGGGCGGCTCGTCGAACTGTTCACCGATGGCGTCGAGACGGTGGCCCTGTCGCTCTATCTGACCCCGCACACGATCGCGGTCAATGATGCGCTGCACGTCGCGCGTCAGACCGGGCTGCCGGTCAACGTCACCACGGTCGCGGAGGCCGTCGGGTCCGATATCACCAACGTCGTCCGCAACTGTGTCATGCAGGACCGGTTCGGGGCGGCGGCGCACCTGCTCGCGAGCTATCTGTCGTCGGATCACTGCCTGGCCGTCTCCGAATACACCAAGGACCTCATCGTGGAGGAGGCCGCCGAGCTCGACCGCCTGCACGGCACCAACTTCGCGCCTCAGTGCCGGGAGCGCATCGCGATCTCCTATCCGGCGATCGATACCAGCGCCTATGTGAACCTCGATCCGGCCGAGATCGAGTCACGGCTGTCGGCTCGCGGCCTGGAGAAGGACGGCTACATCCTGTTCCTCTCCCGGCTGACCCCCGCCAAGGGCGTCGACGACCTCATCGAGGCGTACGCCGGCTCGCGCGCCAAGGACAGGGTGCGGCTCGTCATCGCCGGCCGTGGCCCGGCCGAGGCCGATCTGCACGCGCTCGCCGCGGCGTCGCCGGTGCACGATCGCATCACCTTCCTCCACGACGTGGACGATGCGGAGAAGCCGTTCCTGATGGCGGGCGCTGCGGCGTACTCGCTGCCGAGCAAGCCCCAGGAAGCGTTCGTCGAGACGTTCGGGATCGCGTTGGCCGAGAAGATGCTGGCGGGCGGCGGGCCCGTGATCACGACGGATACGGGTGGCATCGGTGAGGCCGTCGGCACGTGCGCGCTCATCCACCATCCGGGTGATGTCGAGCAGCTGCGGGCCCATCTGGATCAGGCCATCTGCGATACCACCGTCGAGGAGCGCACCGCTGCCGAGGTGAAGGCGCGGACCTATGCGCTGCAGTTCGACCGGCAGGTGATCCTGGACCGCATCCTCGAGCGGCTCGAGCAGGCCGGCAACGTGGAGCTCGTCGGCTGA
- a CDS encoding GH92 family glycosyl hydrolase produces the protein MRSRALSTVDPFIGCEPTDLHPTTGLAATWWSPKPQIGNTHPGATYPLGMVSACAYSGAYPTGYGRFDLSTEGVPPEIHQTQLASGFTHFQQSGTGAIRKYYNYFRVTPLMDPLDALGRAWELRDERAEPGWYAATLDNGIECELTVGPRSAIHRYTFPRTDEASIAIDFSHGGLTIPYSRTYPLRANLEVLDTHAAAGQITVEGVPLAVHIECLNDGWRPQLWYDHRRMPGGSRLDFSAIRSTTMRPFGVLWTGPIDQSNSVEVRIGFSLRGADKAKRNLEDDVPRERESFEIRRSLTEQAWSEVLGKVQVEAPTRERQTVFDTAVYHSLIKPAIAHNESPWWPDKGPFAFDLCTVWDIYRTQLPLLILAAPDKASDLASALITICEEEGNFPIGYRMARGADRFSRQGSALCHTFLASVSQAGLPGVDWDLALTLMSTDLRRTYGEEFLRFGRAEPITHTLDLAFGHWCTAQVAKRVGDHALAASLESKAGRWRNAFDADGQLLRASTFYEGTRWNYSFRILHDMASRIEWAGGDEAFVELLDAFFGFGAEPETQPGVGPSAEELAEGYALGRFQGMNNEPDMDAPWAYTYAGRPDRTADVVHGVVTNQFRATRGGLPGNDDSGGLSSWYVWASLGIMPVAGQDLFLLNAPAHEHARLAVGDRDLIVDVEGYRPPEPDAPARYVTSATLDGRPVDAWLPGEDFRRGGHLVVTLADKPGDWGTTRRPPSFPTPPE, from the coding sequence ATGAGGAGCCGCGCGCTGAGCACGGTGGATCCGTTCATCGGCTGTGAACCCACCGACCTGCACCCGACCACGGGCTTGGCGGCGACCTGGTGGAGTCCGAAACCCCAGATCGGCAACACGCACCCGGGGGCGACCTATCCGCTCGGCATGGTCTCGGCGTGTGCCTATTCGGGTGCCTATCCGACCGGCTATGGCCGCTTCGACCTGAGCACCGAGGGTGTTCCGCCCGAGATCCACCAGACCCAGCTTGCGTCGGGGTTCACCCACTTCCAGCAGTCCGGGACGGGTGCGATCCGCAAGTACTACAACTATTTCCGCGTCACCCCGCTCATGGATCCGCTGGATGCGCTCGGGCGGGCGTGGGAGTTGCGGGACGAGCGGGCGGAGCCCGGCTGGTACGCCGCCACGCTCGACAACGGCATCGAGTGCGAACTCACCGTCGGACCGCGGTCGGCCATCCACCGCTACACGTTTCCGCGCACCGACGAAGCCAGCATCGCGATCGACTTCTCCCACGGCGGCCTCACGATTCCCTACAGCCGCACCTACCCGCTCCGGGCCAACCTCGAGGTGCTCGACACCCACGCGGCCGCGGGCCAGATCACCGTGGAAGGCGTACCGCTGGCGGTGCACATCGAGTGCCTCAACGACGGCTGGAGGCCGCAACTCTGGTATGACCATCGCCGCATGCCCGGCGGCAGCCGCCTGGATTTCTCTGCGATCCGCTCGACCACCATGCGGCCGTTCGGCGTGCTGTGGACGGGCCCGATCGACCAGAGCAACTCGGTCGAGGTCCGCATCGGCTTCTCCCTGCGGGGAGCGGACAAGGCGAAGAGGAACCTCGAGGACGACGTGCCGCGCGAGCGGGAGTCGTTCGAGATCCGGCGCTCGCTCACCGAGCAAGCCTGGTCGGAAGTGCTCGGCAAGGTCCAGGTCGAGGCACCCACGCGGGAGCGCCAGACCGTGTTCGACACCGCCGTCTATCACAGCCTCATCAAGCCGGCGATCGCCCACAACGAGTCGCCCTGGTGGCCCGACAAGGGTCCGTTCGCGTTCGATCTCTGCACGGTCTGGGACATCTATCGCACCCAGCTCCCGCTGCTCATCCTGGCCGCACCCGACAAGGCCTCCGACCTCGCCAGCGCGCTCATCACGATCTGTGAGGAAGAGGGCAACTTCCCGATCGGCTATCGCATGGCCCGTGGCGCTGACCGGTTCTCCCGCCAGGGGTCGGCGTTGTGCCATACGTTCCTCGCCTCGGTCTCGCAGGCGGGCCTTCCCGGCGTCGACTGGGACCTGGCGCTGACGCTGATGTCGACGGATCTGCGGCGTACCTATGGCGAGGAATTCCTCCGCTTCGGCCGCGCCGAACCGATCACCCACACGCTCGACCTCGCGTTCGGTCACTGGTGCACCGCCCAGGTGGCCAAGCGCGTCGGCGACCATGCGCTGGCCGCCTCGCTCGAATCCAAGGCGGGCCGCTGGCGCAATGCGTTCGACGCCGATGGGCAACTGCTTCGCGCCTCCACGTTCTATGAGGGCACCCGCTGGAACTATTCGTTCCGCATCCTCCACGACATGGCCTCCCGCATCGAGTGGGCCGGTGGGGACGAGGCGTTCGTGGAATTGCTCGATGCGTTCTTCGGGTTCGGCGCCGAGCCCGAGACCCAGCCCGGAGTCGGGCCGTCTGCGGAGGAGCTCGCCGAGGGGTACGCCCTCGGCCGGTTCCAAGGCATGAACAACGAACCGGACATGGACGCGCCGTGGGCGTACACCTATGCGGGGCGTCCGGACCGCACGGCCGATGTCGTGCACGGGGTCGTCACCAACCAGTTCCGCGCGACGCGCGGCGGGCTGCCCGGCAATGATGACTCCGGCGGCCTCAGTTCCTGGTATGTCTGGGCCTCCCTCGGGATCATGCCCGTCGCCGGGCAGGACCTCTTCCTCCTCAATGCGCCGGCCCACGAGCATGCCCGGCTGGCCGTCGGGGACCGCGATCTGATCGTCGACGTCGAGGGGTATCGCCCGCCCGAACCCGACGCTCCCGCCCGTTATGTCACCTCCGCGACACTCGACGGTCGACCGGTCGATGCCTGGCTGCCGGGTGAGGATTTCCGGCGCGGCGGACACTTGGTGGTGACGCTGGCCGACAAGCCGGGCGACTGGGGCACGACCCGCCGCCCGCCCTCGTTCCCGACGCCGCCCGAATGA
- a CDS encoding MerR family transcriptional regulator encodes MSELMTIGEFSRLSRLSVRMLRHYDAHGVLSPADVDRFSGYRRYAGSQLAAAVAIRRLRDVGFGIAAIAALLAARGTEAYTEALVLHRTELSADLDAARQRLTLIDSMIKQENTMSITVSRTTIPARTLVTLRGVVPTYSDEGQLWGQFMPLLAAQGIQGTGPGGVIEHDEEYREADVDESVWLEVARGTSAEAPLEIVELPEQDVVMATLVGPYGQISEAHARIGEFLEAEGLRAASGGIEAKVFNRYLTDPSQTAPDANVTEICLPIHPA; translated from the coding sequence ATGAGCGAACTCATGACCATCGGGGAGTTCTCCCGGCTGAGCCGACTGAGCGTGCGGATGTTGCGGCACTATGACGCGCACGGGGTGCTGTCCCCGGCCGACGTGGATCGGTTCAGTGGTTATCGCCGGTACGCCGGCTCCCAGCTCGCCGCCGCCGTCGCCATCCGGCGACTTCGGGACGTCGGGTTCGGGATCGCGGCGATTGCAGCGTTGCTTGCAGCGCGCGGGACGGAGGCGTACACCGAAGCACTCGTGCTGCACCGAACCGAACTCTCTGCGGATCTTGACGCCGCTCGGCAGCGACTCACCCTCATCGACAGCATGATCAAACAGGAGAACACCATGTCCATCACCGTTTCCCGCACCACCATCCCGGCCCGCACGCTCGTGACACTGCGGGGTGTGGTGCCGACCTATTCCGACGAGGGGCAGCTGTGGGGGCAGTTCATGCCGCTGCTCGCTGCGCAGGGAATTCAGGGCACCGGGCCCGGCGGCGTGATCGAGCATGACGAGGAATACCGCGAGGCCGATGTCGACGAGTCGGTCTGGCTGGAGGTCGCCCGGGGGACCAGTGCGGAAGCACCCCTGGAGATCGTGGAACTGCCGGAACAGGACGTCGTGATGGCCACGCTGGTGGGGCCCTATGGCCAGATCTCGGAAGCGCACGCCCGGATCGGCGAGTTCTTGGAGGCGGAAGGCCTTCGGGCGGCGTCGGGTGGGATCGAGGCGAAGGTGTTCAACCGCTATCTCACCGACCCCTCCCAGACGGCCCCCGACGCCAACGTCACCGAGATCTGTCTGCCCATTCACCCGGCATAA